One Brassica napus cultivar Da-Ae chromosome A5, Da-Ae, whole genome shotgun sequence DNA window includes the following coding sequences:
- the LOC125609496 gene encoding uncharacterized protein LOC125609496 — translation MACMLSCSHGVVIATAMVFSSTALFLAISRQFSTNQTSDLHDQQILRSCLSSVEKKKQRKKVKFAEDVKEPKGNGEEYRKREHLRRIVPEPVIKPEKTGSVCRNDMPANRMALYNGILRDRDHRLQCSY, via the exons ATGGCTTGTATGCTGAGCTGCTCTCACGGAGTCGTAATCGCTACCGCCATGGTTTTCTCAAGCACTGCTCTGTTTCTGGCGATTTCCCGCCAATTCTCTACCAACCAAACCTCAGATCTCCATGATCAACAGATCCTCCGTTCATGTCTTTCTTCAG tggaaaaaaagaaacagaggaagaaggTGAAATTTGCAGAGGATGTGAAGGAGCCGAAAGGGAACGGTGAAGAGTATCGCAAGAGAGAGCATCTCCGGAGAATCGTACCGGAACCGGTGATTAAACCGGAGAAGACCGGTTCGGTTTGTAGAAACGACATGCCTGCTAATAGGATGGCTCTGTACAATGGGATTCTTAGAGACagagatcatagacttcagtgcTCCTattga
- the LOC125609497 gene encoding phospholipase D alpha 2-like isoform X1, which translates to MYEETNTISYLCVIILLMFIGEKMEEFLLHGRLHATIYEIDALHATQGGRSGFLGKMLANVEEKIGVGKGETQLYATIDLEKARVGRTRKITNEPKSPKWHESFHIYCGHMAKHVIFTVKDDNPIGATLIGRGYVPVEDILHGEEVDRWVEILDTEKKPIEGGSKIHVKLQYFGVEKDKNWNRGIKSAKFPGVPYTFFSQRKGCKVSLYQDAHIPGNFVPKIPLAGGKHYEAGRCWEDIFDAITNAKHLIYITGWSVYTEISLVRDSRRPKEGGDVTIGEILKKKASEGVKVILLVWDDRTSVDLLKQDGLMATHDEETANFFRGTDVNCVLCPRNPDDGGSIVQNLQVSTMFTHHQKIVVVDSEMPGTARTKSRRIVSFVGGLDLCDGRYDTPFHSLFRTLDTAHHDDFHQPNFTGAAITKGGPREPWHDIHCRLEGPIAWDVLYNFEQRWSRQGGKDILVKIRDLDDIIVPPSPVLFSEDHDSWNVQLFRSIDGGAAAAFPESPEAAAEAGLVSGKDNIIDRSIQDAYIHAIRRAKDFIYIENQYFLGSSFAWSADGIKPEEINALHLIPKELSLKIVSKIKAGEKFKVYAVVPMWPEGLPESGSVQAILDWQRRTMEMMYKDVIKALRDKGLEGEDPRDYLTFFCLGNRETKKDGEYVPSEKPEPDSDYMRAQEARRFMIYVHTKMMIVDDEYIIIGSANINQRSMDGARDSEIAMGGYQPYHLSIRQPARGHIHGFRMSLWYEHLGMLDETFLDPSSQECVQKVNRIADKYWDLYASESLEHDLPGHLLRYPIGIASQGDITELPGCECFPDTKARILGTKSDYLPPILTT; encoded by the exons ATGTATGAGGAAACAAATACTATCTCTTACTTATGtgttataattttattgatgTTTATAGGCGAAAAAATGGAAGAATTTTTGTTACATGGAAGGTTACACGCTACAATCTATGAAATCGATGCTCTCCATGCTACTCAAGGAGGCAGATCAGGTTTCTTAGGAAAG atgCTAGCAAATGTAGAAGAAAAGATTGGTGTTGGCAAAGGAGAAACTCAGCTATACGCTACAATCGATCTAGAGAAAGCTAGAGTTGGAAGAACaagaaagataacaaacgaACCAAAAAGCCCAAAATGGCATGAGTCATTTCATATCTACTGTGGTCACATGGCTAAACATGTTATCTTCACTGTCAAGGACGATAATCCCATCGGTGCAACGTTGATAGGAAGAGGTTATGTCCCCGTTGAGGATATTCTACATGGAGAGGAAGTTGATAGATGGGTTGAGATTCTAGACACTGAGAAGAAACCCATTGAAGGAGGATCAAAGATCCATGTGAAGCTTCAGTACTTTGGTgttgaaaaagataaaaactgGAACCGTGGTATCAAAAGTGCAAAGTTTCCTGGAGTTCCTTACACTTTCTTCTCTCAGAGAAAGGGATGCAAAGTTTCTTTGTACCAAGATGCTCACATTCCTGGAAACTTCGTCCCCAAGATTCCTCTAGCTGGAGGGAAACACTACGAGGCAGGCCGATGTTGGGAGGATATCTTTGATGCTATTACTAATGCAAAGCATTTGATTTACATCACTGGCTGGTCTGTTTACACTGAGATCTCTCTGGTGAGAGACTCGAGGAGGCCTAAAGAAGGAGGAGATGTGACTATTGGTGAGATACTCAAGAAGAAGGCAAGTGAAGGTGTTAAAGTGATCTTGCTTGTGTGGGACGATAGAACATCTGTTGATCTGCTGAAACAAGATGGACTTATGGCTACTCatgatgaagaaactgcaaACTTCTTCAGAGGAACCGACGTGAACTGTGTTCTGTGCCCTCGTAATCCTGATGATGGTGGAAGCATTGTTCAAAACTTGCAAGTCTCAACTATGTTCACTCATCACCAAAAGATTGTTGTGGTGGACAGCGAAATGCCTGgaacagcaagaacaaaatCAAGAAGGATTGTGAGTTTCGTTGGTGGTCTTGATCTTTGCGATGGAAGGTACGACACGCCGTTTCACTCCTTGTTCAGGACGTTGGATACTGCGCATCACGATGATTTCCATCAGCCGAACTTCACTGGCGCGGCGATAACCAAAGGCGGTCCTAGAGAGCCGTGGCATGATATTCACTGCCGTCTTGAAGGACCTATTGCTTGGGATGTCTTGTATAACTTTGAGCAGAGGTGGAGTAGACAAGGTGGTAAAGACATTCTTGTTAAGATAAGAGACCTCGATGACATCATCGTCCCTCCTTCTCCTGTTCTCTTCTCGGAAGATCATGACTCGTGGAACGTTCAGCTGTTTAGATCAATAGATGGTGGTGCAGCAGCTGCGTTTCCTGAGTCCCCTGAAGCTGCAGCGGAAGCAGGTCTTGTGAGCggtaaagataatataattgatAGGAGTATTCAAGATGCATACATTCACGCGATTCGACGAGCTAAAGACTTCATCTATATCGAAAACCAGTACTTCCTTGGAAGCTCCTTTGCTTGGAGTGCAGATGGAATCAAACCTGAGGAGATCAATGCTCTTCATTTGATTCCAAAGGAGCTATCTCTGAAGATTGTTAGCAAGATCAAAGCTGGAGAGAAGTTTAAGGTTTATGCTGTTGTTCCAATGTGGCCTGAAGGGCTACCTGAGAGTGGTTCAGTCCAAGCTATACTAGATTGGCAGAGAAGGACAATGGAGATGATGTACAAAGATGTGATCAAGGCACTCAGAGATAAGGGACTTGAGGGAGAGGATCCAAGAGATTATCTAACATTCTTCTGTCTCGGTAACCGAGAGACCAAGAAAGATGGAGAGTATGTGCCTTCAGAGAAACCTGAACCGGACTCAGACTATATGCGAGCACAAGAAGCACGTCGCTTCATGATCTATGTTCACACTAAAATGATGATCG TGGATGATGAGTACATTATCATTGGATCCGCGAATATCAACCAGAGATCAATGGATGGTGCAAGAGACTCAGAGATAGCAATGGGAGGCTATCAACCATACCATCTCTCAATAAGACAACCAGCTCGAGGTCATATCCATGGATTCCGAATGTCATTATGGTATGAACATTTAGGAATGCTGGATGAAACTTTTCTCGATCCATCGAGCCAAGAATGTGTCCAGAAAGTTAACCGTATTGCTGATAAGTATTGGGATCTTTACGCAAGTGAGTCACTCGAACATGATCTCCCTGGTCATCTACTTCGCTACCCGATTGGTATTGCTAGTCAAGGAGACATCACTGAGCTACCTGGATGTGAATGCTTCCCCGACACAAAAGCTCGTATCCTCGGGACTAAATCTGATTACCTGCCTCCAATTCTTACAACCTAA
- the LOC125609497 gene encoding phospholipase D alpha 2-like isoform X2, giving the protein MEEFLLHGRLHATIYEIDALHATQGGRSGFLGKMLANVEEKIGVGKGETQLYATIDLEKARVGRTRKITNEPKSPKWHESFHIYCGHMAKHVIFTVKDDNPIGATLIGRGYVPVEDILHGEEVDRWVEILDTEKKPIEGGSKIHVKLQYFGVEKDKNWNRGIKSAKFPGVPYTFFSQRKGCKVSLYQDAHIPGNFVPKIPLAGGKHYEAGRCWEDIFDAITNAKHLIYITGWSVYTEISLVRDSRRPKEGGDVTIGEILKKKASEGVKVILLVWDDRTSVDLLKQDGLMATHDEETANFFRGTDVNCVLCPRNPDDGGSIVQNLQVSTMFTHHQKIVVVDSEMPGTARTKSRRIVSFVGGLDLCDGRYDTPFHSLFRTLDTAHHDDFHQPNFTGAAITKGGPREPWHDIHCRLEGPIAWDVLYNFEQRWSRQGGKDILVKIRDLDDIIVPPSPVLFSEDHDSWNVQLFRSIDGGAAAAFPESPEAAAEAGLVSGKDNIIDRSIQDAYIHAIRRAKDFIYIENQYFLGSSFAWSADGIKPEEINALHLIPKELSLKIVSKIKAGEKFKVYAVVPMWPEGLPESGSVQAILDWQRRTMEMMYKDVIKALRDKGLEGEDPRDYLTFFCLGNRETKKDGEYVPSEKPEPDSDYMRAQEARRFMIYVHTKMMIVDDEYIIIGSANINQRSMDGARDSEIAMGGYQPYHLSIRQPARGHIHGFRMSLWYEHLGMLDETFLDPSSQECVQKVNRIADKYWDLYASESLEHDLPGHLLRYPIGIASQGDITELPGCECFPDTKARILGTKSDYLPPILTT; this is encoded by the exons ATGGAAGAATTTTTGTTACATGGAAGGTTACACGCTACAATCTATGAAATCGATGCTCTCCATGCTACTCAAGGAGGCAGATCAGGTTTCTTAGGAAAG atgCTAGCAAATGTAGAAGAAAAGATTGGTGTTGGCAAAGGAGAAACTCAGCTATACGCTACAATCGATCTAGAGAAAGCTAGAGTTGGAAGAACaagaaagataacaaacgaACCAAAAAGCCCAAAATGGCATGAGTCATTTCATATCTACTGTGGTCACATGGCTAAACATGTTATCTTCACTGTCAAGGACGATAATCCCATCGGTGCAACGTTGATAGGAAGAGGTTATGTCCCCGTTGAGGATATTCTACATGGAGAGGAAGTTGATAGATGGGTTGAGATTCTAGACACTGAGAAGAAACCCATTGAAGGAGGATCAAAGATCCATGTGAAGCTTCAGTACTTTGGTgttgaaaaagataaaaactgGAACCGTGGTATCAAAAGTGCAAAGTTTCCTGGAGTTCCTTACACTTTCTTCTCTCAGAGAAAGGGATGCAAAGTTTCTTTGTACCAAGATGCTCACATTCCTGGAAACTTCGTCCCCAAGATTCCTCTAGCTGGAGGGAAACACTACGAGGCAGGCCGATGTTGGGAGGATATCTTTGATGCTATTACTAATGCAAAGCATTTGATTTACATCACTGGCTGGTCTGTTTACACTGAGATCTCTCTGGTGAGAGACTCGAGGAGGCCTAAAGAAGGAGGAGATGTGACTATTGGTGAGATACTCAAGAAGAAGGCAAGTGAAGGTGTTAAAGTGATCTTGCTTGTGTGGGACGATAGAACATCTGTTGATCTGCTGAAACAAGATGGACTTATGGCTACTCatgatgaagaaactgcaaACTTCTTCAGAGGAACCGACGTGAACTGTGTTCTGTGCCCTCGTAATCCTGATGATGGTGGAAGCATTGTTCAAAACTTGCAAGTCTCAACTATGTTCACTCATCACCAAAAGATTGTTGTGGTGGACAGCGAAATGCCTGgaacagcaagaacaaaatCAAGAAGGATTGTGAGTTTCGTTGGTGGTCTTGATCTTTGCGATGGAAGGTACGACACGCCGTTTCACTCCTTGTTCAGGACGTTGGATACTGCGCATCACGATGATTTCCATCAGCCGAACTTCACTGGCGCGGCGATAACCAAAGGCGGTCCTAGAGAGCCGTGGCATGATATTCACTGCCGTCTTGAAGGACCTATTGCTTGGGATGTCTTGTATAACTTTGAGCAGAGGTGGAGTAGACAAGGTGGTAAAGACATTCTTGTTAAGATAAGAGACCTCGATGACATCATCGTCCCTCCTTCTCCTGTTCTCTTCTCGGAAGATCATGACTCGTGGAACGTTCAGCTGTTTAGATCAATAGATGGTGGTGCAGCAGCTGCGTTTCCTGAGTCCCCTGAAGCTGCAGCGGAAGCAGGTCTTGTGAGCggtaaagataatataattgatAGGAGTATTCAAGATGCATACATTCACGCGATTCGACGAGCTAAAGACTTCATCTATATCGAAAACCAGTACTTCCTTGGAAGCTCCTTTGCTTGGAGTGCAGATGGAATCAAACCTGAGGAGATCAATGCTCTTCATTTGATTCCAAAGGAGCTATCTCTGAAGATTGTTAGCAAGATCAAAGCTGGAGAGAAGTTTAAGGTTTATGCTGTTGTTCCAATGTGGCCTGAAGGGCTACCTGAGAGTGGTTCAGTCCAAGCTATACTAGATTGGCAGAGAAGGACAATGGAGATGATGTACAAAGATGTGATCAAGGCACTCAGAGATAAGGGACTTGAGGGAGAGGATCCAAGAGATTATCTAACATTCTTCTGTCTCGGTAACCGAGAGACCAAGAAAGATGGAGAGTATGTGCCTTCAGAGAAACCTGAACCGGACTCAGACTATATGCGAGCACAAGAAGCACGTCGCTTCATGATCTATGTTCACACTAAAATGATGATCG TGGATGATGAGTACATTATCATTGGATCCGCGAATATCAACCAGAGATCAATGGATGGTGCAAGAGACTCAGAGATAGCAATGGGAGGCTATCAACCATACCATCTCTCAATAAGACAACCAGCTCGAGGTCATATCCATGGATTCCGAATGTCATTATGGTATGAACATTTAGGAATGCTGGATGAAACTTTTCTCGATCCATCGAGCCAAGAATGTGTCCAGAAAGTTAACCGTATTGCTGATAAGTATTGGGATCTTTACGCAAGTGAGTCACTCGAACATGATCTCCCTGGTCATCTACTTCGCTACCCGATTGGTATTGCTAGTCAAGGAGACATCACTGAGCTACCTGGATGTGAATGCTTCCCCGACACAAAAGCTCGTATCCTCGGGACTAAATCTGATTACCTGCCTCCAATTCTTACAACCTAA